A DNA window from Parabacteroides johnsonii DSM 18315 contains the following coding sequences:
- a CDS encoding TonB-dependent receptor — protein MNKKVSIATLSAFLVATSPAMAVNEANTLYVNLELSLNRTTVGMVIQSISQQTGYEFSYDESILSKEISKVSVRVKNEHIESVLKKVFKNTDISYRIVDNRIFLQDNAKAKSVSFASVQQTKRTIRGTVVDNTGLPVIGANVIVKGSAGVGTVTNVDGDFTLEGIEDGATLMISYIGYVDQEVAVAKGKNDYKITIHEDTQNLDEVVVVGYGTQTKVNLTGAVSTIGKDELINRPVTNVSSALQGLTPGVTITSGTGQPGSDGSTIRVRGVGTLNNANPYILVDGIETGTFDSIDPNDIESISVLKDAASAAIYGSKAANGVILVTTKRGKAGKASVSYNGNVSFSNVSTLIDRLSSYDYARLYNQLLTQDGASPRFTDEDLRLFQDGTDPYGHPNTVWTDYIYRTGFMHKHNLNVSGGSEDVKYMASAGFLGQEGTLQNSDRQQFNLRTNLDIKLSDKFTMRTNMAFIHNDYSEPNASYGGGSTQLIRQSDRIAPWIPYKKEDGSYGSISDGNPAAWVDINSRKYHLQQNFSGVLAFDYHIIDGLTFTLQGAYVTDIKETKDYRKECWYDDVNYHGPDQLTETISRWSRYTLDALLNYDKTFNQNHHFKAMAGYKVEKYDYRKLEAFRKSFPNSEVTDLNGGDSSTQTNSGYSRELALLSYFGRLNYDYKGKYLLEANFRADASSRFAKGYRWGYFPSFSAGWRISEEDFMENTRGWLQSLKFRGSWGLLGNQDAVKDEYYPYLPTLYIGKNFPFGGTVHQGITVVSHKVTTISWENSTNWGIGFDANFLNEFMLSVEYYNRKTSDIIMDIPVSDTFGISGTYQDNKGSLRNSGVEASFAWNHSFNKDWRMGVNANFSYNKNELLDLAGVNEIIDGYTINRIGEPYQSFYVYEVDGLFQSDEEAAAYEKQYGNPWSLPFKGGDFRIKDADGDGKLTDKDRVVKGTQQPKTTFGLTLSAGWKNFDLSVFMQGVTGTNRYFSRDVVGSFIGDTSHPSTNWLDAWTPENTNAEWPRLFLEENSISSPQRVNSSFWCMNTNYLRIKNVNFGYTLPKTWTSKLGIANAKIYYTGENLFTFDSLPFNADPESPSGNLDVYPISRSHSFGINVTF, from the coding sequence ATGAATAAAAAAGTATCTATTGCGACATTATCTGCATTCTTAGTCGCAACATCGCCTGCAATGGCGGTAAATGAAGCGAATACTTTGTATGTGAATCTGGAATTGTCTTTGAACAGGACAACTGTAGGTATGGTTATACAAAGTATCAGCCAGCAAACTGGCTATGAATTTTCTTATGATGAATCTATCTTAAGTAAAGAAATCTCAAAAGTATCCGTCCGTGTAAAAAATGAACACATCGAAAGTGTTTTAAAGAAAGTCTTTAAGAATACGGATATTTCTTATCGAATAGTCGATAACCGAATTTTCCTGCAAGATAACGCAAAGGCAAAAAGTGTGTCTTTTGCAAGTGTTCAACAGACTAAGAGGACAATCAGAGGTACGGTTGTCGATAATACCGGCCTTCCTGTTATCGGGGCAAATGTCATTGTGAAAGGAAGTGCCGGTGTCGGTACGGTGACAAATGTCGACGGTGATTTTACATTGGAGGGGATTGAAGACGGTGCGACATTGATGATTTCCTATATCGGTTATGTAGATCAGGAGGTTGCCGTAGCGAAAGGGAAAAACGATTATAAAATCACAATTCACGAAGATACACAGAATCTGGATGAGGTAGTCGTTGTCGGCTATGGAACGCAAACCAAAGTAAACCTGACAGGAGCGGTGAGCACGATTGGCAAGGACGAATTGATCAATCGGCCTGTGACGAATGTCTCTTCTGCTCTCCAGGGGTTGACTCCGGGGGTTACGATAACATCTGGAACAGGGCAACCCGGTAGCGATGGTTCGACCATACGTGTTCGTGGAGTCGGTACCTTGAACAATGCTAATCCTTATATTCTGGTGGATGGGATTGAAACTGGGACTTTCGATTCGATCGATCCTAACGATATCGAATCGATTTCAGTGTTGAAAGATGCCGCTTCAGCTGCTATTTACGGTTCTAAGGCGGCTAATGGTGTAATCCTGGTTACGACCAAGCGAGGGAAAGCCGGAAAAGCGTCTGTATCTTATAATGGTAATGTCAGTTTTTCGAATGTGTCGACTTTGATTGACCGTCTGAGTTCTTATGATTATGCCCGTCTGTATAACCAGTTGTTGACTCAAGATGGGGCATCTCCCCGTTTTACGGACGAGGATCTCCGTTTATTTCAGGATGGAACGGATCCTTATGGACATCCGAATACAGTTTGGACAGATTATATTTACCGGACTGGTTTTATGCATAAGCATAACCTCAATGTCAGTGGGGGATCGGAAGATGTGAAATATATGGCTTCTGCTGGTTTCTTAGGGCAGGAAGGTACATTGCAGAATTCGGATCGCCAGCAGTTTAATCTGCGAACGAATCTGGATATCAAATTGTCGGATAAATTTACCATGCGGACTAATATGGCTTTTATCCATAACGACTATTCCGAACCGAACGCGTCTTATGGAGGTGGTTCTACTCAATTGATACGTCAATCAGATCGTATAGCTCCTTGGATTCCATATAAGAAGGAAGATGGTTCTTACGGCTCTATATCGGACGGAAACCCGGCTGCTTGGGTTGACATTAATAGCCGGAAATATCATCTACAGCAAAATTTCTCTGGTGTATTGGCCTTTGACTATCATATTATAGATGGGTTGACCTTTACGTTGCAGGGAGCTTATGTGACGGATATAAAGGAAACGAAAGATTACCGTAAGGAGTGTTGGTATGACGATGTCAACTATCACGGACCTGATCAGTTGACTGAAACGATTTCGAGGTGGAGTCGTTATACATTGGATGCTTTGTTGAATTATGATAAAACTTTTAACCAAAATCATCATTTCAAGGCAATGGCAGGTTATAAGGTGGAAAAATATGATTACCGGAAATTGGAAGCGTTCCGTAAAAGTTTCCCGAACAGTGAAGTGACTGATTTGAACGGTGGTGATTCTTCGACACAAACGAACAGTGGTTATTCTCGTGAACTGGCTTTGTTGTCTTATTTCGGACGTCTCAATTATGACTACAAAGGCAAATATCTGTTGGAAGCCAATTTCCGTGCTGATGCTTCTTCCCGTTTTGCAAAGGGCTATCGTTGGGGATACTTCCCGTCTTTCTCTGCCGGATGGCGTATTTCGGAAGAAGATTTTATGGAAAATACGAGAGGCTGGTTGCAGTCTTTAAAATTTAGAGGATCTTGGGGCTTGCTTGGAAACCAGGATGCGGTGAAGGACGAGTATTATCCTTATTTGCCTACTTTATATATTGGTAAAAACTTCCCGTTCGGTGGAACTGTTCATCAGGGTATCACGGTCGTAAGCCATAAGGTTACGACTATTTCCTGGGAAAATTCGACAAACTGGGGAATCGGCTTTGATGCGAATTTTTTGAACGAGTTTATGCTGAGTGTTGAATATTATAACCGTAAAACATCCGACATTATTATGGATATTCCAGTTTCCGATACATTCGGTATATCGGGGACGTATCAGGATAACAAAGGTTCTTTACGTAATAGCGGTGTGGAAGCAAGCTTTGCCTGGAACCATTCCTTCAATAAGGACTGGAGAATGGGAGTTAATGCGAATTTCTCCTACAATAAAAACGAATTGTTGGATTTGGCAGGTGTCAATGAGATCATCGACGGTTATACAATTAATCGTATTGGCGAACCTTATCAATCATTTTATGTGTATGAAGTAGATGGGTTGTTCCAAAGCGACGAGGAAGCTGCCGCTTACGAAAAACAGTATGGCAACCCATGGTCTCTGCCGTTCAAAGGTGGTGATTTCCGGATCAAAGATGCGGACGGCGATGGAAAGTTGACGGATAAAGATCGGGTGGTGAAAGGTACGCAACAACCTAAAACGACTTTTGGTTTGACACTGAGTGCAGGTTGGAAAAATTTCGACTTGTCGGTGTTTATGCAAGGTGTGACAGGAACAAACCGTTACTTCTCAAGAGATGTTGTCGGTTCGTTTATCGGTGATACTTCACACCCGAGTACGAATTGGTTGGATGCTTGGACTCCTGAAAATACAAATGCGGAATGGCCACGTCTGTTCCTTGAGGAAAACTCGATCAGTTCCCCGCAGCGCGTAAATTCATCTTTCTGGTGTATGAACACGAATTACCTGCGTATCAAGAATGTCAATTTCGGCTATACGTTACCGAAAACTTGGACGAGTAAGTTAGGAATAGCTAATGCGAAGATTTACTATACAGGCGAAAATCTGTTTACGTTCGACAGTCTGCCATTCAATGCGGATCCAGAATCGCCGTCGGGCAACTTGGATGTTTATCCTATAAGCAGAAGCCATTCATTCGGTATTAATGTAACTTTTTAA
- a CDS encoding RagB/SusD family nutrient uptake outer membrane protein has translation MKLKNILGLAVCLVGTGVFASCDDFFDLNPKDQLTTNTFWNTSEDVDAAVTAAYNWWVNNYVGSKFIFYEDSYSDIGFNYTNASNMRNMGRGSVSPTAAPNYWRQYETIRRCNFVIENIDLVPASAMTETEKNDFLAQVRAIRGYSHAYLATWYGDAVIMDFVPATADDAKLPREPEAKVKEHAMNDLMWSAEHIAEKPAEKGRIAKGTVLSMIARFNLLWGNYSEALDAANKVIALNQYELDPDFLNMFSMSGQNSKEIICTYEHVQTTYAYGDVIRFYNNSDGGWASFVPTQNMVDMFEMADGKLIDEAGSGYDPVHPFYNRDPRLKNTVIYSGLDWIGRNGVSRIFNTLDKTLPGGSSNKDYYTAADNASHTGMLWAKYLYPNQGQYSTSMNDDALCPIIFRYAEILLTKAECLVELNQDLQEAMNIIDRLRLRGGHIAVDRSKYDTQAKVRELVRRERTIELAGEGFRFEDIVRWDEYDKSGAKTGKKVAETVMPGDLYRLCGTVDYDEPDPDRRAVIDVNAPREDRLVEVRYFDKKQFHLPILQAEMDANPQLVQNDGY, from the coding sequence ATGAAACTGAAAAATATATTAGGTCTTGCAGTCTGCCTGGTAGGGACAGGTGTATTTGCTTCTTGTGATGATTTTTTTGATTTGAATCCGAAAGATCAGTTGACGACAAACACATTTTGGAATACTTCCGAGGATGTCGATGCCGCTGTAACCGCTGCCTACAACTGGTGGGTTAATAACTATGTCGGATCGAAATTTATTTTTTATGAAGATAGCTATTCGGATATCGGTTTCAATTATACGAATGCTTCTAACATGAGAAACATGGGGAGGGGGAGTGTTTCTCCTACTGCGGCCCCGAATTATTGGAGGCAGTATGAAACGATACGCCGTTGTAATTTCGTAATCGAAAATATTGACTTGGTTCCGGCTTCTGCTATGACGGAAACGGAGAAGAATGATTTTCTGGCACAAGTACGGGCAATTAGGGGATATAGTCATGCTTACCTGGCAACCTGGTATGGAGATGCCGTTATTATGGATTTTGTGCCTGCAACGGCTGACGATGCCAAACTTCCGCGTGAACCGGAAGCAAAAGTGAAAGAACATGCCATGAACGACTTGATGTGGAGTGCTGAACATATAGCGGAGAAGCCGGCCGAAAAAGGACGCATTGCCAAAGGTACGGTTCTTTCGATGATCGCTCGTTTTAATTTGTTATGGGGTAATTATTCGGAGGCGTTGGATGCTGCAAATAAAGTGATTGCTCTGAACCAATACGAACTGGATCCTGATTTTCTGAATATGTTTTCTATGTCCGGACAAAATTCGAAAGAAATTATTTGTACCTATGAACATGTCCAGACGACTTATGCTTATGGTGATGTCATCCGTTTCTATAACAATTCGGATGGTGGTTGGGCCTCTTTTGTACCGACCCAAAACATGGTGGATATGTTTGAAATGGCGGATGGCAAGTTGATCGATGAGGCTGGTTCCGGCTATGATCCGGTTCACCCGTTCTACAATCGTGATCCGCGATTGAAAAATACGGTTATCTATTCCGGATTGGATTGGATAGGACGCAATGGCGTGTCGCGAATTTTCAATACTCTTGACAAGACTTTGCCGGGCGGTTCTTCTAATAAGGATTATTATACGGCGGCAGATAATGCGTCCCATACTGGTATGCTATGGGCTAAATATTTGTATCCTAACCAGGGACAATATTCTACATCCATGAATGATGATGCCTTGTGTCCGATCATCTTCCGGTATGCGGAAATATTGTTGACGAAAGCAGAATGTTTGGTCGAGCTGAATCAGGATTTGCAGGAAGCTATGAATATCATCGACCGGTTACGTTTGCGAGGAGGCCATATCGCTGTTGACCGTTCTAAGTATGATACACAAGCCAAAGTTCGCGAACTGGTAAGAAGGGAACGCACGATAGAATTGGCCGGTGAGGGTTTCAGATTTGAAGATATCGTTCGATGGGATGAATACGACAAGAGTGGAGCTAAAACCGGAAAGAAAGTGGCAGAGACTGTTATGCCGGGTGACTTGTATCGTTTGTGTGGTACTGTCGACTATGATGAACCGGATCCGGACCGTCGCGCCGTGATCGATGTGAATGCTCCTCGTGAAGACCGATTGGTTGAAGTTCGTTATTTCGATAAGAAGCAGTTCCATTTGCCTATACTGCAGGCGGAAATGGATGCAAATCCTCAATTAGTTCAGAATGATGGTTATTAA
- a CDS encoding FN3 domain-containing metallophosphoesterase family protein → MRYIRNLIYILLFTVATQVATAQIKILYGPYLQNVKENEATIVWVADKPSIGWVELAPDDGTHYYGEERPKYFDTTNGVKNTSLLHAVKVKALTPGTTYRYRIYAQEVLSHEGINVIYGRVAASDVYKKKALTFTTCDPDKKETSFAMINDIHGRENIITKLLNNANYKDKDLIIFNGDMVSEFKDEQTIFNGFMKESIDLFASEKPMYYARGNHETRGEFATSFQKYFSPKEPFLYYLFRQGPVCFIMLDTGEDKPDSDIEYSGITDYDGYRTDQVEWMKELYKNEDFKQAKFKVVIAHMPPSADLNIWHGQKDVLKKFVPILNELGVDLMLCGHLHRNKYEEPSAGIKFPVLVNSNNSVVSVETNGNQMDLVVLDLDGKVVTKKSYTAK, encoded by the coding sequence ATGAGATATATTAGAAACTTGATATATATCCTTTTATTCACAGTTGCCACTCAGGTGGCAACTGCGCAAATAAAGATCCTTTACGGACCTTATCTGCAGAATGTAAAAGAGAATGAGGCAACTATTGTCTGGGTAGCGGATAAGCCGTCTATCGGCTGGGTAGAATTGGCTCCGGATGATGGAACTCATTATTATGGAGAAGAGCGGCCTAAATATTTCGATACGACCAACGGTGTTAAAAATACATCCTTGCTGCATGCTGTGAAGGTAAAAGCGTTGACTCCCGGAACAACCTATCGTTATCGTATTTATGCTCAAGAAGTATTGTCGCATGAAGGAATTAATGTCATATACGGACGTGTGGCTGCTTCGGATGTTTACAAAAAGAAGGCCTTGACGTTTACAACGTGTGATCCGGATAAGAAAGAGACTTCTTTTGCGATGATCAATGATATTCACGGACGTGAGAACATTATTACGAAACTGTTGAATAATGCAAACTACAAGGATAAAGACTTGATTATTTTCAACGGGGATATGGTTTCGGAGTTTAAAGACGAGCAAACGATCTTTAATGGATTCATGAAAGAAAGTATCGACTTGTTCGCATCGGAGAAGCCTATGTATTACGCTCGTGGTAATCATGAAACCCGTGGTGAGTTTGCCACTTCCTTCCAAAAATATTTTTCACCCAAAGAACCGTTTTTGTATTATCTTTTCAGACAGGGGCCTGTATGTTTCATTATGTTGGATACGGGGGAAGACAAACCGGATTCCGATATCGAGTACAGCGGTATTACTGATTATGACGGTTATCGTACGGATCAGGTGGAATGGATGAAAGAATTGTATAAAAATGAAGATTTCAAGCAAGCTAAATTTAAAGTTGTCATTGCACATATGCCCCCTTCCGCTGATCTCAATATCTGGCATGGGCAGAAAGACGTATTAAAGAAATTCGTTCCTATCTTGAATGAACTCGGAGTTGATCTGATGCTGTGCGGACACCTCCATCGGAACAAATATGAGGAACCGAGTGCCGGGATTAAATTCCCTGTATTGGTAAATTCAAATAACAGTGTGGTTTCTGTGGAGACTAATGGTAACCAGATGGATCTGGTAGTACTTGATTTGGATGGCAAAGTCGTGACAAAAAAGTCATATACGGCAAAATAA
- a CDS encoding outer membrane protein, with translation MKKILFIVFLLITSIGVFAQKGNFSLLGNFGYQTDFKRVMLGVQGRYNLTDHVRLAPDLMFFFPKDKTTGLDVDVNAHYVFDLSEDHLSLYPLAGFNLQNNFQGKRTVKGEEGEVTLDSHSSTNFGFNVGGGLTYNLNSRNFLNVEYKYVFGKDNSSVIAFGWGYRF, from the coding sequence ATGAAAAAGATTCTTTTTATAGTATTTTTGCTGATAACATCTATTGGCGTTTTTGCCCAAAAAGGAAATTTCTCATTGTTGGGGAATTTTGGTTATCAGACGGATTTTAAACGTGTGATGTTAGGCGTTCAAGGACGGTACAATTTGACGGATCATGTTCGTTTGGCACCGGATCTGATGTTCTTTTTCCCGAAAGATAAAACAACAGGTTTGGATGTAGATGTCAACGCACATTATGTGTTTGATTTGAGTGAAGATCATTTGTCGCTTTATCCTTTGGCGGGATTTAACCTGCAAAATAATTTCCAAGGGAAACGGACCGTAAAAGGAGAAGAAGGAGAGGTTACGTTGGATTCGCACAGTTCTACAAATTTTGGTTTTAACGTGGGAGGTGGATTGACCTATAATCTCAATTCGCGTAATTTTCTTAATGTCGAATATAAATATGTCTTTGGCAAAGACAATTCTTCCGTAATAGCATTCGGCTGGGGATATCGTTTTTGA
- a CDS encoding RNA polymerase sigma factor, with the protein MDRMQFQQRLVGLQEHMMSFAIKLTANRDDALDLLQDTTLKVLDNQEKFVDNINFAGWVMTIMRNIFINNYHKVVRVQSIVDQNADLYNLNVPNDSISGSPDKIYQIQEVTRVVAGLSSELKIPFSLYLNGYKYHEIAEELDLPLGTVKSRIFFARKELQNTLKDYQYA; encoded by the coding sequence ATGGATAGGATGCAATTTCAACAAAGACTGGTCGGTCTACAGGAACACATGATGAGTTTTGCCATCAAACTTACTGCTAATAGGGATGACGCTTTGGATCTGTTGCAGGATACGACGCTGAAAGTTTTGGATAATCAGGAAAAGTTTGTAGATAATATCAATTTTGCTGGTTGGGTTATGACCATAATGCGTAATATCTTTATAAACAACTATCATAAGGTTGTTCGTGTACAGAGTATCGTTGACCAAAATGCGGATTTGTATAATCTGAATGTTCCCAATGATTCTATTTCGGGTTCTCCGGATAAGATTTACCAGATTCAGGAGGTCACAAGAGTTGTTGCTGGGCTCAGTAGTGAGCTTAAAATTCCGTTTTCATTGTATCTGAATGGTTATAAATATCATGAGATAGCAGAAGAACTGGATCTTCCCTTGGGAACGGTAAAGAGTCGTATCTTTTTTGCACGCAAGGAATTACAAAATACACTGAAAGATTACCAATATGCATGA